The Rhizobium sp. NRK18 genomic sequence ATCCTCGGCTTCTTCGTCGCCATGGTGCTCGGCCTCGTGCTCGCCGTCCTCAAAGGCGCACGCTCGAAGCTGATTTCCTGGCCGGCCACCGTGATCACGGAGTTCATCCGCGACACGCCACTGCTGGTGCAGCTGTTCTTCCTCTATTACGTGCTGCCGGACTACGGCATCGTGTTGCCGGCCTTCCTGACGGGGGCGCTCGCGCTCGGCATCCAGTACAGCGCCTACACCTCCGAGGTCTATCGCGCCGGCATCGGCGCCGTCGATCATGGCCAGCATGAGGCCGCCAAGGCGCTGGACCTGCCGCCACGGCGCACCTTCACGCACATCATCCTGCCGCAGGCCGTGCCGCGGGTGATCCCGGCGCTCGGCAACTATCTCGTTTCGATCATGAAGGACGTGCCGGTGCTTTCCGTCGTCACCGTGCTCGAAATGCTCAACGTCGCCAAGATCATCGGCGACCAGACGTTCAATTATCTCGTGCCGCTGTCCATGGTAGGCGGCCTCTACCTGATCCTCACCATCATCGCCTCAGCGCTGGTGCGGCTCGCCGATACCAAGCTTCCGAAGAGAGGGATTCCGTTACGATGAGCGAGCCCATTATTGTTTTCGACAAGGTCAAGAAGGCCTATGGCAATTTCACCGTGCTGAGCGACCTCGATTTCGAGGTCAAGCAGGGGGAGAAGGTCACCATCATCGGCCCGTCCGGCTCCGGCAAGTCGACCGTGCTGCGCATCCTGATGACGCTGGAAAACATCACCGACGGCGCCGTCTATGTCGGCGGCGAGCCGCTGTGGCACGAACGGCGCAACGGCGGCCTTGTACCAGCCGGCGAAAAGCACCTGCGCGAGATGCGCACCAAGCTCGGCATGGTGTTCCAGCAGTTCAATCTCTTTCCGCACATGACCGTCTTGCGCAACCTCACCGAAGCGCCGCGCGTCGTGCTCGGCATGTCGAAGGCGGATGCGAAGGCCCGCGCGGAGGAGCTTCTCGACCTCGTCGGCCTGACTGAACACGCCAACAAGTTTCCAGGCCAGCTCTCCGGCGGCCAGCAGCAGCGCGTCGGCATCGCCCGGGCGCTCGCCATGCGGCCGAAGATCCTGCTGTTTGACGAGCCGACGTCTGCGCTCGACCCTGAACTTGTGGGCGAAGTGCTGAACGTCATTCGCAGGCTCGCCTCGGAGCACGATCTCACCATGCTGATGGTCACCCATGAAATGCGCTTTGCCCGCGAGATTTCCGACCGCGTCTGCTTCTTCGACAAGGGTCGCATCCGCGAGGAGGGGACGCCTGATGAGATCTTCGGCAACCCGAAGAACGAGCGCACGCGGCAGTTCCTGAGCGCGGTGCTGGAAGGCGACTGAGCGC encodes the following:
- the ehuA gene encoding ectoine/hydroxyectoine ABC transporter ATP-binding protein EhuA, giving the protein MSEPIIVFDKVKKAYGNFTVLSDLDFEVKQGEKVTIIGPSGSGKSTVLRILMTLENITDGAVYVGGEPLWHERRNGGLVPAGEKHLREMRTKLGMVFQQFNLFPHMTVLRNLTEAPRVVLGMSKADAKARAEELLDLVGLTEHANKFPGQLSGGQQQRVGIARALAMRPKILLFDEPTSALDPELVGEVLNVIRRLASEHDLTMLMVTHEMRFAREISDRVCFFDKGRIREEGTPDEIFGNPKNERTRQFLSAVLEGD
- the ehuD gene encoding ectoine/hydroxyectoine ABC transporter permease subunit EhuD — translated: MLFGYQWDTMHGEWAFALSILPMLLHGLVVTIEASILGFFVAMVLGLVLAVLKGARSKLISWPATVITEFIRDTPLLVQLFFLYYVLPDYGIVLPAFLTGALALGIQYSAYTSEVYRAGIGAVDHGQHEAAKALDLPPRRTFTHIILPQAVPRVIPALGNYLVSIMKDVPVLSVVTVLEMLNVAKIIGDQTFNYLVPLSMVGGLYLILTIIASALVRLADTKLPKRGIPLR